The Cellulomonas sp. S1-8 genome has a window encoding:
- a CDS encoding UDP-N-acetylmuramoyl-tripeptide--D-alanyl-D-alanine ligase, whose amino-acid sequence MIALTTAEVAAATGGTLSSVAPGHVVTGPVVTDSREVLPGGVFVALPGEHVDGHDFAAGAVASGAGLVLAARPLDGLPCVVVPDVERALGDLARVVLQRLRDVASVPGGSGLQVIGVTGSVGKTTTKDVLAQVCGAAGPTIAPVRSFNNEIGLPLTVLRADEHTRFLVLEMGASGPGHLTYLTGIAPPDVAVVLVVGQAHLGGFGGGVDAVARAKAEIVAGLVPGGTAVLNGDDPRVRAMAADAPGPVVLFGAAPDAQVRVEDVRLDGHGRARFRLVRVVDGERDGRDVELRLVGEHHVHNALAAAAAALAVGLDLDEIAAGLSAADALSPHRMHVVERADGVTVVDDSYNANPDSMRAALKALAVIAGRQRRSVAVLGEMLELGDESRTAHDAIGRLVVRLNIDLTVVVGSGARAIRDGANHEGSWGDEVVLVDDVDTAAAFLADELRAGDVVLVKSSFGAGLWQLGDRLVAADA is encoded by the coding sequence GTGATCGCCCTCACCACCGCCGAGGTCGCGGCCGCGACCGGCGGGACGCTCAGCTCGGTCGCACCCGGGCACGTCGTGACCGGGCCGGTCGTCACGGACTCCCGTGAGGTGCTGCCGGGGGGCGTGTTCGTCGCGCTGCCCGGGGAGCACGTCGACGGGCACGACTTCGCCGCGGGGGCGGTCGCCTCCGGCGCGGGGCTCGTGCTCGCGGCGCGTCCCCTGGACGGGCTCCCGTGCGTCGTGGTGCCCGACGTCGAGCGCGCCCTGGGTGACCTGGCCCGTGTCGTGCTGCAGCGGCTGCGCGACGTCGCGTCGGTCCCGGGTGGCAGCGGCCTGCAGGTGATCGGCGTCACCGGCTCGGTGGGCAAGACGACCACCAAGGACGTCCTCGCGCAGGTGTGCGGCGCCGCCGGGCCGACGATCGCGCCCGTGCGGTCCTTCAACAACGAGATCGGGCTGCCGCTGACGGTGCTGCGCGCCGACGAGCACACCCGCTTCCTCGTCCTGGAGATGGGCGCCAGCGGCCCCGGGCACCTGACGTACCTCACCGGCATCGCGCCGCCGGACGTCGCGGTCGTGCTGGTCGTCGGGCAGGCGCACCTCGGCGGGTTCGGCGGTGGCGTCGACGCCGTGGCGCGCGCCAAGGCCGAGATCGTCGCCGGCCTCGTGCCCGGCGGCACGGCCGTGCTCAACGGGGACGACCCGCGCGTGCGTGCGATGGCGGCCGACGCGCCCGGACCCGTCGTGCTGTTCGGTGCCGCGCCCGACGCGCAGGTCCGCGTCGAGGACGTCCGGCTCGACGGGCACGGCCGGGCGCGCTTCCGGCTCGTGCGCGTCGTCGACGGGGAGCGCGACGGGCGCGACGTCGAGCTCCGGCTCGTCGGCGAGCACCACGTGCACAACGCGCTCGCCGCGGCAGCCGCGGCGCTCGCGGTGGGCCTCGACCTGGACGAGATCGCCGCGGGGCTGTCGGCCGCCGACGCGCTGTCCCCGCACCGCATGCACGTCGTCGAGCGGGCGGACGGCGTCACCGTCGTGGACGACTCCTACAACGCGAACCCGGACTCGATGCGGGCGGCGCTGAAGGCGCTGGCCGTGATCGCCGGTCGGCAACGCCGGTCGGTCGCCGTGCTGGGCGAGATGCTCGAGCTCGGTGACGAGTCGCGCACCGCGCACGACGCGATCGGACGCCTGGTCGTGCGCCTCAACATCGACCTGACGGTCGTCGTGGGCTCCGGTGCGCGCGCGATCCGCGACGGCGCCAACCACGAGGGCTCCTGGGGCGACGAGGTCGTGCTCGTCGACGACGTGGACACCGCGGCAGCGTTCCTCGCGGACGAGCTGCGTGCCGGGGACGTCGTGCTCGTGAAGTCGTCGTTCGGCGCCGGACTGTGGCAGCTGGGGGACCGGCTCGTGGCGGCCGACGCATGA
- the mraY gene encoding phospho-N-acetylmuramoyl-pentapeptide-transferase, with protein sequence MRAVLISGGIAMLVALLGTPLFIRFLVRRQYGQFIRQDGPTAHFTKRGTPTMGGVVIIGATLIGWVFGLLLTGTRPSASALLALFLMTGLGVVGFLDDFIKISRQRSLGLSPLWKIVGQGVVGVGFSVLALQFPNEQFRTPASTRISFIRDTNLDLAFAGVTVGLVLFVVWANFLITAWSNAVNLTDGLDGLATGVSLIVFGAYVLVGVWQFNQTCQSILSAGPRCYETRDPLDLAVVAAAITGALFGFLWWNASPAKIFMGDTGSLALGGALAALTILTRTEILGAIIGGLFVVIVLSDVIQIGFFKMTGKRVFKMAPLHHHFELSGWGEVTIVIRFWIIAGLFVALGVGIFYAEWVAQ encoded by the coding sequence ATGAGGGCGGTCCTCATCTCGGGCGGCATCGCGATGCTCGTCGCGCTGCTCGGCACGCCGCTGTTCATCCGCTTCCTCGTCCGTCGGCAGTACGGCCAGTTCATCCGGCAGGACGGGCCCACCGCGCACTTCACCAAGCGCGGCACGCCCACGATGGGCGGCGTCGTCATCATCGGGGCGACCCTCATCGGGTGGGTGTTCGGCCTGCTCCTGACGGGCACGCGGCCGAGCGCGTCGGCGCTGCTCGCGCTGTTCCTCATGACCGGGCTGGGGGTCGTCGGGTTCCTCGACGACTTCATCAAGATCTCGCGGCAGCGTTCCCTCGGCCTGAGCCCGCTGTGGAAGATCGTGGGCCAGGGCGTGGTCGGTGTCGGGTTCTCGGTGCTCGCGCTGCAGTTCCCCAACGAGCAGTTCCGGACGCCGGCCTCGACGCGCATCTCGTTCATCCGCGACACGAACCTCGACCTGGCGTTCGCGGGCGTGACCGTGGGGCTCGTGCTGTTCGTCGTGTGGGCGAACTTCCTCATCACGGCATGGTCGAACGCGGTCAACCTGACCGACGGCCTCGACGGGCTCGCGACGGGCGTGTCGCTCATCGTGTTCGGCGCGTACGTCCTGGTCGGCGTCTGGCAGTTCAACCAGACGTGCCAGTCGATCCTGTCCGCCGGGCCCCGCTGCTACGAGACCCGCGACCCCCTCGACCTCGCGGTCGTCGCGGCCGCGATCACCGGTGCGCTGTTCGGGTTCCTGTGGTGGAACGCGAGCCCCGCCAAGATCTTCATGGGGGACACCGGGTCGCTCGCGCTCGGCGGCGCCCTCGCGGCGCTGACGATCCTCACGCGCACCGAGATCCTCGGCGCCATCATCGGCGGCCTGTTCGTCGTCATCGTGCTGTCGGACGTCATCCAGATCGGCTTCTTCAAGATGACCGGCAAACGCGTCTTCAAGATGGCGCCGCTGCACCACCACTTCGAGCTGTCGGGGTGGGGCGAGGTCACCATCGTCATCCGGTTCTGGATCATCGCCGGCCTCTTCGTGGCGCTCGGGGTCGGGATCTTCTACGCGGAGTGGGTGGCGCAGTAG
- the murD gene encoding UDP-N-acetylmuramoyl-L-alanine--D-glutamate ligase encodes MDARFDGRTVLVTGLGVSGRAAAQVLADRGARVVTFDDRAPDADVSDAATLVGDGLAGADLVVTSPGLPPAHPVLVAARERDVPVWSEVELAWQVRVPRLGGDGTPAPWLAVTGTNGKTTTVGMLESVLRAAGRHTLAVGNVGTPVVLAAVDSTLDVLAVELSSFQLHHTHSMSAQAAAVLNVAPDHLDWHGSLEAYAAAKGRIYARAQVACVYDATDPVTEDLVREADVVDGCVAVGVTLGTPGVGQVGLVEDVLVDRGFARLRHSHAAELGTLADLAQLAGPGGVVPPHVVRDALAAAALALAHGVDPAHVRDGLRAFTPGAHRIVTVGTVDGVAYVDDSKATNAHAAAASLAAFAPGSVVWVAGGLAKGAQFDDLVRTRRDRLRGVVLIGVDRAPLRDALARHAPDVPVIEVGAGETEPVMTRALDRARRLAAGAPDGEPTTVLLAPACASMDQFTSYAARGDAFAAAVHALGGAADAGQERRADGRS; translated from the coding sequence GTGGACGCACGGTTCGACGGTCGCACGGTCCTGGTGACCGGGCTGGGGGTCTCGGGGCGCGCCGCCGCGCAGGTGCTCGCCGACCGCGGCGCCCGGGTCGTGACGTTCGACGACCGGGCGCCCGACGCGGACGTGTCCGACGCCGCGACCCTGGTCGGCGACGGCCTGGCCGGTGCCGACCTCGTGGTCACGTCACCGGGGCTGCCCCCGGCGCACCCGGTCCTCGTCGCCGCCCGCGAGCGGGACGTCCCGGTGTGGAGCGAGGTCGAGCTCGCCTGGCAGGTCCGCGTCCCGCGGCTCGGCGGTGACGGCACGCCCGCGCCCTGGCTCGCGGTGACCGGCACCAACGGCAAGACGACGACGGTCGGCATGCTCGAGTCGGTCCTGCGCGCCGCGGGTCGGCACACGCTCGCGGTCGGCAACGTCGGGACCCCGGTGGTGCTCGCCGCGGTCGACTCGACGCTCGACGTGCTCGCGGTCGAGCTGTCGAGCTTCCAGCTGCACCACACGCACTCGATGTCCGCCCAGGCCGCGGCCGTCCTCAACGTCGCACCCGACCACCTGGACTGGCACGGGTCCCTGGAGGCGTACGCGGCCGCCAAGGGCCGCATCTACGCGCGGGCGCAGGTCGCGTGCGTGTACGACGCGACGGACCCGGTGACCGAGGACCTGGTGCGCGAGGCCGACGTGGTCGACGGCTGCGTCGCCGTCGGGGTGACCCTGGGCACGCCGGGCGTCGGCCAGGTCGGTCTGGTCGAGGACGTGCTCGTCGACCGCGGCTTCGCCCGCCTGCGGCACTCCCACGCCGCCGAGCTGGGCACGCTCGCGGACCTGGCGCAGCTCGCCGGGCCGGGCGGCGTCGTGCCGCCGCACGTCGTGCGCGACGCCCTGGCGGCCGCGGCGCTGGCGCTCGCGCACGGCGTCGACCCTGCGCACGTGCGCGACGGGCTGCGGGCGTTCACGCCCGGCGCCCACCGCATCGTCACGGTCGGCACCGTCGACGGCGTCGCGTACGTCGACGACTCCAAGGCGACCAACGCCCACGCCGCCGCGGCCTCGCTGGCCGCGTTCGCCCCCGGCTCGGTCGTGTGGGTCGCCGGCGGGCTCGCCAAGGGCGCGCAGTTCGACGACCTCGTCCGCACGCGACGCGACCGGTTGCGGGGGGTGGTGCTCATCGGCGTGGACCGCGCGCCGCTGCGGGACGCCCTCGCCCGACACGCACCGGATGTCCCGGTGATCGAGGTGGGCGCCGGTGAGACTGAGCCGGTGATGACGCGCGCCCTGGATCGCGCGCGCCGGCTCGCCGCCGGCGCGCCGGACGGCGAGCCCACGACCGTCCTGCTCGCCCCGGCGTGCGCGTCGATGGACCAGTTCACGTCCTACGCGGCCCGCGGTGACGCCTTCGCGGCGGCCGTGCACGCCCTGGGCGGTGCCGCCGACGCCGGGCAGGAGCGGCGCGCGGACGGTCGCTCGTGA
- the ftsW gene encoding putative lipid II flippase FtsW, with product MSAGSPVRPRTAPTRAVTPAGGTPGVREPAFLGTWNSTVTSYYVLLGATLLLVAIGLVMVLSSSSVESLAAGDSPYAVFLNQARYALIGVPVLVVMSRLPVRVLRAAAWPLLGGAIAFQLLVFTPLGCGAGGNRNWVCLPGVTAQPSEAVKLALAVWLGAVLARKLPLIHEWKHALVPAAPIALVAIGVVLAGHDLGTAMVLVLLVAGAMFVAGVPLRIFAVAGVFAAAGIAALAIGSRNRVARITSWLSADCDVTNECYQTLHAGWGLATGGVSGVGLGQSAEKWSYLPAAHNDFIYAILGEELGLVGTLLVLGLFALLAFAMVRIMRRHTDPFVRITTAAIFAWVIGQAIVNIGVVIGLLPVIGVPLPLVSAGGSALIMTMAALGLLLSFARTEPGATEALAARASVVRRSLAVIGRTRG from the coding sequence GTGAGCGCCGGCTCCCCGGTGCGACCGCGGACCGCGCCGACGCGCGCGGTGACGCCCGCCGGCGGCACTCCCGGTGTGCGCGAGCCCGCGTTCCTCGGCACCTGGAACTCCACCGTCACGAGCTACTACGTGCTGCTCGGGGCGACGCTGCTGCTCGTCGCGATCGGCCTGGTCATGGTCCTGTCGAGCTCGAGCGTCGAGTCCCTGGCGGCCGGTGACTCGCCGTACGCGGTGTTCCTCAACCAGGCGCGCTACGCGCTCATCGGGGTCCCCGTGCTCGTCGTGATGTCGCGGCTGCCGGTCCGCGTCCTGCGGGCCGCCGCCTGGCCGCTGCTCGGCGGTGCGATCGCGTTCCAACTGCTGGTCTTCACGCCGCTGGGCTGCGGCGCGGGCGGCAACCGCAACTGGGTCTGCCTGCCGGGCGTCACCGCGCAGCCGTCCGAGGCGGTCAAGCTCGCGCTCGCGGTCTGGCTGGGTGCTGTCCTCGCGCGCAAGCTGCCGCTGATCCACGAGTGGAAGCACGCGCTCGTCCCCGCCGCGCCGATCGCGCTCGTCGCGATCGGCGTCGTCCTCGCGGGTCACGACCTGGGCACAGCGATGGTGCTGGTCCTGCTCGTCGCCGGCGCGATGTTCGTCGCCGGCGTGCCGTTGCGGATCTTCGCGGTCGCGGGCGTGTTCGCCGCCGCAGGCATCGCCGCGCTCGCGATCGGCAGCCGCAACCGCGTCGCCCGCATCACGTCCTGGTTGTCGGCCGACTGCGACGTGACGAACGAGTGCTACCAGACGCTGCACGCCGGCTGGGGACTGGCGACCGGCGGGGTGAGCGGCGTCGGCCTGGGCCAGAGCGCCGAGAAGTGGTCCTACCTGCCGGCGGCGCACAACGACTTCATCTACGCGATCCTGGGGGAGGAGCTCGGCCTCGTGGGCACCCTGCTCGTGCTCGGCCTGTTCGCGCTCCTCGCGTTCGCGATGGTGCGCATCATGCGCCGGCACACCGACCCGTTCGTCCGGATCACCACGGCCGCGATCTTCGCGTGGGTGATCGGCCAGGCGATCGTCAACATCGGCGTGGTGATCGGGCTCCTGCCGGTCATCGGCGTACCGCTGCCGCTGGTCTCGGCCGGCGGGTCCGCGCTCATCATGACGATGGCGGCGCTGGGCCTGCTGCTGTCCTTCGCGCGGACCGAGCCGGGTGCGACCGAGGCGCTCGCCGCCCGTGCCTCCGTGGTGCGCCGGTCGCTCGCCGTGATCGGGCGGACCCGTGGCTGA
- the murC gene encoding UDP-N-acetylmuramate--L-alanine ligase, with protein sequence MADATSVLLAGGGTAGHVNPLLAVADELRRRHPHGRFAVLGTAEGLEARLVPEHGYDLAVVPRVPLPRRPTLDWLRLPGRLRAAVRAAGDAIDAIDAQVVVGFGGYVATPAYLAARRRGVPVVVHEQNARAGLANRLGARWAAAVAVTFEGTALPGAQVTGLPLRTAVADLLTARAADPAATRRAGAQALGLDPALPTLLVTGGSLGAASVNRAVVGAAAALLATGAQVLHLTGRGKADDVHAALVGVPGADRYHVVEYLTAMDRALAVADVVVGRAGAGTVCELAALGIPAVYVPLPIGNGEQRLNAAGVVAAGGGVLVEDRDLTSGWVAAHVPVLLGTGDAALVRARMGEAAARVGVRDAAARVAQLVEAQLPAHVQAVSPPHTPSPPHTPSPSHAPAVADPGERGPVALADLGRVHLVGVGGAGMSAIAPLLAARGLRVSGSDAQDGAALAVLRSAGVEVHVGHDAAHVEDVDSLVVSSAVRASNPEVHRARERGIPVLHRSEALAALMADRDAVAVAGAHGKTTTSGMIAAALVHAGTDPSFAIGGVVRATAGTLGGARHGDGPFVAEADESDGSFLAYAPLVAVVTNVEPDHLDHYGTRERFEAAFERFADRVRDGGLLVACADDPGAVRLVAAVREQLAERGVAVRTYGTGPDADVRVGESARAPDGRWQVVLTPSDEPPVTLRLQLAGAHNALDAAAAWCALRRLGVPSDRAAAGLDDFVGTGRRFEERGTAGGVRVVDDYAHHPTEVAALLRAARQVAGDGRVLALFQPHLFSRTRTFAAEFGEAFDLADAVVVMDVYAAREDPDPTVTGALVVDRVPTPGKAVHVADREDAARAVAALARPGDLLLTVGAGDVTELAGVVLAELAARAVSSARQAPTTRDPGGALP encoded by the coding sequence GTGGCTGACGCGACCTCGGTGCTCCTGGCCGGCGGCGGCACGGCCGGGCACGTCAACCCGCTGCTCGCGGTCGCCGACGAGCTGCGCCGACGCCACCCCCACGGCCGGTTCGCGGTGCTCGGCACGGCCGAGGGCCTGGAGGCGCGGCTCGTGCCGGAGCACGGCTACGACCTGGCCGTCGTGCCGCGGGTGCCCCTGCCGCGCCGCCCCACCCTCGACTGGCTGCGCCTGCCGGGCCGGCTGCGCGCGGCGGTCCGCGCCGCGGGCGACGCCATCGACGCGATCGACGCCCAGGTCGTCGTCGGCTTCGGTGGCTACGTCGCGACGCCCGCGTACCTCGCCGCCCGGCGACGGGGCGTGCCCGTCGTCGTGCACGAGCAGAACGCCCGCGCCGGCCTGGCCAACCGGCTCGGCGCGCGGTGGGCTGCCGCCGTCGCGGTGACGTTCGAGGGCACCGCGCTGCCGGGCGCGCAGGTCACGGGTCTGCCGCTGCGGACGGCCGTGGCGGACCTGCTGACCGCGCGTGCCGCCGACCCGGCCGCCACGCGCCGCGCCGGGGCGCAGGCGCTCGGCCTCGACCCCGCGCTGCCGACCCTGCTCGTCACCGGCGGCTCGCTCGGCGCCGCCAGCGTGAACCGTGCGGTCGTGGGTGCCGCAGCCGCGCTGCTGGCGACGGGCGCCCAGGTGCTGCACCTGACCGGCCGCGGCAAGGCCGACGACGTGCACGCCGCGCTCGTCGGGGTGCCGGGCGCGGACCGCTACCACGTCGTGGAGTACCTCACGGCGATGGACCGCGCGCTCGCCGTCGCCGACGTGGTCGTCGGTCGCGCCGGTGCCGGCACGGTGTGCGAGCTCGCCGCGCTGGGCATCCCCGCCGTCTACGTCCCGCTGCCGATCGGCAACGGGGAGCAGCGCCTCAACGCGGCGGGCGTCGTGGCCGCGGGCGGTGGCGTCCTCGTCGAGGACCGCGACCTCACGTCCGGCTGGGTGGCGGCGCACGTGCCCGTGCTGCTCGGCACGGGCGACGCGGCCCTGGTCCGTGCCCGCATGGGCGAGGCTGCCGCCCGCGTCGGGGTGCGCGACGCCGCGGCCCGCGTCGCGCAGCTCGTCGAGGCGCAGCTCCCGGCGCACGTGCAGGCGGTCTCCCCGCCGCACACCCCGTCACCGCCGCACACCCCGTCCCCGTCGCACGCGCCGGCCGTCGCCGACCCCGGCGAGCGGGGCCCGGTGGCGCTCGCCGACCTCGGTCGGGTCCACCTGGTCGGCGTCGGCGGCGCCGGGATGTCCGCGATCGCCCCTCTGCTCGCCGCGCGAGGGCTGCGCGTCAGCGGGTCCGACGCCCAGGACGGCGCGGCGCTCGCGGTGCTGCGGTCGGCGGGCGTCGAGGTGCACGTGGGGCACGACGCCGCGCACGTCGAGGACGTCGACTCGCTCGTGGTGTCGTCCGCCGTCCGGGCCTCGAACCCCGAGGTCCACCGTGCGCGCGAGCGCGGGATCCCGGTGCTGCACCGCTCGGAGGCGCTCGCGGCGCTGATGGCGGACCGCGACGCGGTCGCCGTCGCGGGCGCGCACGGCAAGACGACGACCTCCGGGATGATCGCGGCTGCCCTGGTGCACGCGGGCACGGACCCGTCGTTCGCGATCGGTGGCGTGGTCCGCGCGACGGCCGGGACCCTGGGCGGCGCGCGGCACGGGGACGGACCGTTCGTCGCCGAGGCCGACGAGTCCGACGGGTCGTTCCTCGCCTACGCGCCGCTGGTCGCGGTCGTGACGAACGTCGAGCCCGACCACCTGGACCACTACGGCACGCGCGAGCGCTTCGAGGCCGCGTTCGAGCGGTTCGCCGACCGCGTCCGCGACGGCGGGCTGCTGGTCGCGTGCGCCGACGACCCCGGCGCGGTGCGGCTCGTCGCCGCGGTGCGCGAGCAGCTCGCGGAGCGGGGCGTCGCCGTCCGCACGTACGGGACGGGTCCGGACGCCGACGTGCGCGTCGGGGAGAGCGCCCGCGCGCCCGACGGCCGGTGGCAGGTGGTCCTGACGCCGTCGGACGAGCCGCCGGTCACGCTGCGCCTGCAGCTCGCGGGCGCCCACAACGCGCTGGACGCCGCGGCCGCGTGGTGCGCGCTGCGCCGGCTCGGCGTGCCGTCGGACCGGGCAGCAGCAGGGCTCGACGACTTCGTCGGGACGGGCAGGCGGTTCGAGGAGCGCGGCACGGCGGGCGGGGTGCGCGTCGTGGACGACTACGCGCACCACCCGACCGAGGTCGCCGCGCTGCTGCGTGCCGCGCGGCAGGTCGCGGGGGACGGCCGCGTCCTGGCCCTCTTCCAGCCGCACCTGTTCTCCCGGACGCGGACGTTCGCTGCCGAGTTCGGCGAGGCGTTCGACCTGGCGGACGCGGTCGTCGTCATGGACGTGTACGCGGCGCGCGAGGACCCGGACCCGACGGTCACGGGCGCGCTGGTCGTCGACCGGGTGCCCACGCCGGGCAAGGCGGTCCACGTCGCCGACCGCGAGGACGCGGCGCGGGCCGTCGCCGCCCTCGCCCGGCCGGGCGACCTCCTGCTGACCGTGGGTGCCGGCGACGTGACCGAGCTCGCGGGCGTGGTCCTGGCCGAGCTCGCGGCCCGCGCCGTCTCGTCGGCCCGGCAGGCGCCGACGACGCGCGACCCGGGCGGTGCGCTGCCGTGA
- a CDS encoding cell division protein FtsQ/DivIB, which translates to MPQVDGRAAATSRNVTTYTVGRFSGPVRPAVVSTTSRDRFAERARARRNLARRQVLAVAGGLLGTGLLGWLLLVSPVLALDPAEVEVSGAGTVVAVDQVLAVVAERAGTPLPRLDTVTLRDRVLQVPGVREARVVREWPHGLAVQLVSREPVAAVPEDAPATGLVLLDEQGVQVGRAETAPEGLPVVDVPVGDQRTLSAVLRVLEQLPADLLAQVESVSAATQDTVAMQLRGGGPRIEWGSADETPLKIAVLAALRAAPSAGGASVFDVSAPRMPITR; encoded by the coding sequence GTGCCCCAGGTCGACGGTCGGGCGGCCGCGACGTCGCGCAACGTCACGACGTACACGGTCGGCCGGTTCAGCGGCCCCGTGCGCCCCGCCGTGGTCTCGACCACGTCCCGCGACCGGTTCGCCGAGCGTGCTCGTGCCCGTCGCAACCTGGCGCGCCGTCAGGTGCTCGCCGTCGCCGGGGGGCTGCTGGGCACCGGCCTGCTGGGCTGGCTCCTGCTCGTCTCGCCGGTGCTCGCGCTGGATCCTGCGGAGGTCGAGGTGTCGGGCGCGGGCACCGTGGTCGCGGTCGACCAGGTGCTGGCGGTCGTCGCGGAGCGCGCCGGGACGCCGCTGCCGCGCCTCGACACGGTGACGCTGCGGGACCGGGTCCTGCAGGTGCCCGGCGTCCGCGAGGCGCGCGTGGTGCGCGAGTGGCCCCACGGCCTGGCCGTCCAGCTCGTGTCGCGCGAACCTGTGGCCGCGGTCCCGGAGGACGCGCCGGCCACCGGGCTCGTGCTGCTCGACGAGCAGGGCGTGCAGGTGGGTCGCGCCGAGACGGCACCCGAGGGGCTGCCGGTCGTGGACGTCCCGGTGGGGGACCAGCGCACGCTGTCGGCGGTCCTGCGGGTGCTCGAGCAGCTGCCGGCCGACCTGCTGGCGCAGGTGGAGTCGGTGTCGGCCGCCACGCAGGACACCGTCGCGATGCAGCTGCGCGGCGGCGGGCCACGTATCGAGTGGGGGAGCGCGGACGAGACCCCGCTGAAGATCGCGGTGCTCGCGGCGCTGCGGGCGGCGCCGTCCGCCGGTGGCGCGAGCGTCTTCGACGTCTCCGCGCCGCGCATGCCCATCACGCGATGA
- the ftsZ gene encoding cell division protein FtsZ, with the protein MAAPQNYLAVIKVVGIGGGGVNAVNRMIEVGLKGVEFIAVNTDAQALLMSDADVKLDVGRELTRGLGAGADPEVGKRAAEDHSEEIEDVLRGADMVFVTAGEGGGTGTGGAPVVARIARALGALTIGVVTRPFTFEGRRRSVQADAGIEALRAEVDTLIVIPNDRLLSISDRSVSVLDAFHSADQVLLSGVQGITDLITTPGLINLDFADVKSVMQGAGSALMGIGFARGEDRAVQAAEMAISSPLLEASIDGAHGVLLSIQGGSDLGLFEINEAARLVQEAAHAEANIIFGAVIDDALGDEVRVTVIAAGFDNGGPVVRHDARALGQVSGATARQVPAVAPVTSLPGASAAPTLRPVHVPDEDLVPVGTLRSTGRPGDPRPDMPAFLSSHGEPAPVTGSLEVPRVLSEEPARRERDELDVPDFLK; encoded by the coding sequence GTGGCAGCTCCGCAGAACTACCTGGCGGTCATCAAGGTCGTCGGCATCGGCGGGGGTGGCGTCAACGCCGTGAACCGCATGATCGAGGTCGGCCTCAAGGGTGTCGAGTTCATCGCCGTCAACACCGACGCCCAGGCGCTGCTGATGTCCGACGCCGACGTCAAGCTCGACGTCGGGCGTGAGCTCACGCGCGGTCTCGGCGCCGGCGCCGACCCCGAGGTCGGCAAGAGGGCGGCCGAGGACCACTCCGAGGAGATCGAGGACGTCCTGCGTGGCGCCGACATGGTCTTCGTCACGGCGGGCGAGGGCGGTGGCACCGGCACCGGCGGCGCACCCGTGGTCGCGCGCATCGCACGGGCGCTCGGCGCACTGACGATCGGTGTCGTCACGCGCCCGTTCACCTTCGAGGGGCGTCGCCGCTCGGTCCAGGCAGACGCCGGCATCGAGGCCCTGCGGGCCGAGGTGGACACGCTCATCGTGATCCCGAACGACCGGCTGCTGTCGATCTCCGACCGCTCGGTGTCCGTGCTCGACGCGTTCCACTCGGCGGACCAGGTGCTGCTGTCCGGCGTCCAGGGCATCACCGACCTCATCACCACCCCGGGCCTCATCAACCTCGACTTCGCCGACGTGAAGTCCGTCATGCAGGGTGCGGGGTCCGCACTCATGGGCATCGGCTTCGCCCGGGGCGAGGACCGCGCCGTGCAGGCCGCCGAGATGGCGATCTCCTCGCCCCTGCTCGAGGCCAGCATCGACGGGGCGCACGGCGTGCTGCTGTCGATCCAGGGCGGGTCCGACCTCGGCCTGTTCGAGATCAACGAGGCGGCACGCCTGGTGCAGGAGGCCGCGCACGCCGAGGCGAACATCATCTTCGGTGCCGTCATCGACGACGCCCTCGGCGACGAGGTGCGCGTCACGGTCATCGCCGCGGGTTTCGACAACGGCGGCCCGGTCGTCCGGCACGACGCGCGTGCGCTCGGTCAGGTCAGCGGTGCGACCGCCCGGCAGGTGCCGGCCGTCGCCCCCGTGACGAGCCTGCCGGGTGCGTCCGCGGCCCCGACGCTGCGGCCCGTGCACGTGCCGGACGAGGACCTCGTCCCCGTCGGCACGCTGCGCAGCACCGGCAGGCCCGGCGACCCGCGCCCCGACATGCCGGCGTTCCTGTCGTCGCACGGCGAGCCCGCCCCTGTCACGGGGTCGCTCGAGGTGCCCCGGGTGCTGTCCGAGGAGCCCGCACGGCGCGAGCGCGACGAGCTCGACGTGCCCGACTTCCTCAAGTAG